In the genome of Phragmites australis chromosome 9, lpPhrAust1.1, whole genome shotgun sequence, the window ATCAAGAACAAGCCGTACCCCAAGTCCAGGTACTGCCGTGGTGTCCCTGATCCCAAGATCAGGATCTACGATGTTGGAATGAAGAGGAAGGGAGTTGATGAGTTCCCCTATTGTGTGCACCTTGTCTCTTGGGAGAAGGAGAATGTCTCCAGCGAGGCTCTTGAGGCTGCCCGTATCGCGTGCAACAAGTACATGACCAAGTCTGCAGGAAAGGATGCCTTCCACCTTAGGGTCCGGGTTCACCCATTCCATGTGCTCCGTATCAACAAGATGCTTTCGTGTGCCGGGGCTGATAGGCTCCAGACTGGAATGAGGGGTGCCTTTGGCAAGCCACAGGGAACCTGCGCTAGGGTTGACATTGGCCAGGTCCTCCTTTCTGTGCGCTGCAAGGACAACAATGCTGTCCATGCCAGTGAAGCTCTGCGTCGTGCCAAGTTCAAGTTCCCTGGCCGCCAAAAGATCATTGAGAGCAGAAAGTGGTGAGTGACATTGAAATTCTTTCAAGCTATTGAACCTTATCATCGTCTATGTCTCTAATTGCTGAGACGTCCTGCTTGCATCAAGTATTTTGTgtgatgtttttttctttctaatttacACTTCCTTCTTCAGGGGCTTCACCAAGTTCAGCCGTGCTGATTACCTGAAGTACAAGAGTGAGGGTAGAATTACGCCTGATGGTGTCAACGCGAAGGTATATTTAATTTTACTTAGCTTCTGTTTATGTGTAGATGTGTTATATGTTTCATAATTAGTTTTATCTATGGTAGTTATAATGTTTCTTGGCCACTAATGTCTAGTTGTATCAGCACCTTTTTCTTAAGGTAGGTATAATTTTTCTTAACCACTTGGTATATCTAGCTGTGTGAGCATGTTTTAGACATGGTAGTTATACTTTTTCTTAGCCACTGTTTATGCCTACATGTTTGAGCACGTTTCTATCACATGCCTCTTGTACTATATTCGATTGATCATCTCAAGAACAATGTACTGCAGTGTGCATAATctaatttcattttattttaccCTTGTGCAGCTGCTTGGTAACCATGGCCGACTTGAGAAGCGCGCCCCTGGCAAGGCTTTCCTTGAGGCCGTCGCCTAAGCTGCCTAGACTTCTACAGCGGGATCGCTATTCCGAACCGTTTTGCTTTAGCCAACCTTATTTTACTTTTTCTGTAATCTGGACTCCAATTGTTTGTGGTATTACAGTGCCTTGTCTGAACCTACCTATCTTGTGTTGAACATCGTTGTGCATGGAGTTAGATATCTTTGCATCAAGTATTTTGGTTCTGAATCTATGTTTATGTGGTTGATTGTTGGACGTGTTCATCACTTGCCTTATGTTGTTaaagggcgtgtttggttggctTGCCTCGCTTGGCAAGGATAGCCTTGCCAGTGTCCGAGCGGTTTTTGGCTCGCCTGGCGACGACCAAGTGTCCGATCTCTTACCTAGCCAGGCAAGGCAAGCGGCGGCAAGGGATAAACACGCCCaaagtttgtatgttcatggtGCTATATGTTTGGCTTGTATATATGCCCATTCCACTGGTTCCAGATTTGACGAATGGTCCGGTTCTAGGATAGGGTTTTGTTACATTGGATTTTGTGCCATTGGCTTGGTCATCATCGCTATGTTGTGCTTTGTCCACGAGTTGCAGGAGCAGTCGTAGGGCTACAGCAACGGTATGTGGGTATTGCAACAATGGCGAATCTTGGTTGCCCCCAAGTCACTTGCTATGATCGCAGAGACCGGAGGGAAGAGAGATCGGTTCAAAATTAGTCCTTTCAGCACCTAATAGAAAATTGCCTatattgaaggaaaaaaaaacttataaagTGCACGGTGACACCTCTTTTTAAGCAACCATGTAAGCATCTTCGATGTACACGACCTTCTTCCGGATGCTTACACCATGAATTCCATCTATATGAACTCATGCACGTATATTCAATTTGTTAGGGTGGTATGGTGCGCGTCATCTCTATGAGCTGCTTATTTAATGGTTAAGGAGGgccaaataacatagggaaaTTCAGATTTTTGCCACGTCTAAATTTGACACTCCGTATTTTTGACATTCATAGTCCTATATACTATAGATACTCTGTTTACAAACACTTACGCGGTGGTCGACATGGTCTTCGACACAAATTTAGCCATCTATTTCTATCGTCATACATTTCTCCTAATAAAATTATAGAAGTGTGAAAGCACTTTTCCAAACAAAGACTTTTACGTTTTCAactttaatattaaaaaataaggaTGCCTAGGGTCACTCTGATCACTCACTTAAATTTTCTTCATCATTGTCCCACCTCGGCTTCTCCTCTAGTGCTGGCAAGCTGAGCTCTCACCCTACCCCTATCCCCTCCTTCGTTTCCTCCGGCGAGCTTCTCCACTGCACCCTTACCCTTACCTCTCGTGTCACTAGTTGCCACGCTAACTAGTCTTCTACGGGTCATCGATTGGATGCCCACACCCGACCTTGCCTACCATCGATCCTCTACCATTGTGGCCGGTGGCGCCTCTGGCTATCCTTCTAAACCTAGGGAGAGGATGAACCTTAGACCTAAGCCCGTCTCCCCGAACTTTAATGAAGTGGGCGGATAtgataaagtcacctttggtgataacttaaaagcaaatgtggtaggtttgggtaaggtgacAATCTCCGATGTACTTTTAGTTAagtctcttagttttaatttactttctgtagctcaattatgtgatttaggcttcacatgcttatttagtgatgttgatgttatcattactagcaagaagcataatgatataatctttaaaggctttagatatggacatatatatcttgtggatttttcatctAATAAAACTAGCTTGACAACGTGCCTCTTCTCCAAGACATCTTTAGGTTAGCTTTGGTATCGACGACTTGCTTATATTAGAATGAGCCCACTcaagaaggcattcaagaaCGGAATGGTGGTCAGGTTGAAGGACGTAATCTTCGAGAAGGAAAaattgtgtagtgcttgccaagcaggaaagcaagttgcaaCTCACATCCTTACAAGACTATGATGTCTATATCAAGACCCTTAGAGCTACTACACATGGATGTCTTTGAACCAaccacctacaaaagtcttagtggtaatctctattgttttgtcattgttgatgattacacaagatacacttgaactttctttttagatgacaagagtaagaccgttgggatcttcaaaaaattcgcaaagagggctcaaaatgagtttgaagcaaTATTAGTGAAGATCCAAAGCGACAACAGGACGGAGTTCAAGAATACTCTAAGTTGAAGAGTTTTATGAAGAAAGAgacatcaagcatgagtttcaTCAACCTatactcctcaacaaaatggtgtagtggagaggaagagcaagacattgattacacttgcaagaactatgttggatgagtatggtacactggagaagttttgggcggaagcaatcaacatggTATGCCATACGTCAAATAGAGTGTatctccaccgactattgaagaagacgtCATACGAGCTTCTTATTGGCAGGAAgcccaatatctcctacttctGGCTGTTTGTTTGTAAGTGCTTCATCTTTAAAAAGAGAGAACGCCTAGGGAAGTTTGAGCGtcgttggttatgcatctaactccaaagcatatagagtattcaacaatgccactggttttattgaagaaacatgtgatgtggagtttgatgaatctaatggctcccaagaaGAAGGTAttgcttgtgatgatgtaggtgataaACCTTTAAGAGAAGTGGTGAAGAAGATAGCCATTGGGGATGTCAAGCGTAAGGAGGATGACGAAGACATGTCTactacttccactccacataCCTCCTTAGCACCCCAAgtggatcaagatgaagaaaaagatgaacaacATCTTCCAATACATGATACACATATCTctcaagaagaagctcaagctcaagctcaagacaTTGGACCACCGAAAGACACACCACAAGagccacaagtgaagcaaactcATATCTCAaaggatcacccaattgacttgatcattgggagttcATCAAAGGGAGTAAGAACTCGCTCtcaatatgctttattttgtgaGCATTACTCATTTGTTTCTTGTGTGGAACCAACTCATGTAGAAGAAGCCCTCAAGGATTTGGATTGgatgatggcaatgcaagataCTTGAAGAGAgacctcaagacaagaatgtcaTTGGTACAAAATGGGTCTTTCGCAACAAACAAGACGAAAACGGTGTGATGGTTCGAAACAAGGCAAGATTAGTTGCTCAAAGTTTCGCACAAGTGGAAGGCTTGGATTTCGACGAAACATTCGTTTCCGTGGCAAGACTAGAAGCTATACGTAtacttcttgcatttgcttcatatcataacattaagctttatcaaatggatgtgaagagtgtatTCTTAAATagcttcattaatgaacttgtatatgttgaacaacctcccggTTTTGAGGAccatagatatcctaatcatgtctacAGGTTGTACAAGGCACTCTACAGACTCAAGCAAGCACCAAGAGCTTGGTACGAGCGCATTCGTGACTTCCTAATcaatcaaggattcaagatcggaaGGGTGGACACcatattgttcacaaagatcattgacaatgagtttttcctttatcaaatttatgttgatgatataatctttggttcaactaacaaagaattttgcaaggaattcGGGAACTTGAAGTCaaaagagtttgagatgtcaatgattggcgagctcaaTTATTTTCTTgggtttcaaatcaagcaattgaggGAAGGgactttcatccatcaagagaagtataCAAAAGatattctcaagaaattcaagatggaTTATTGCAAGTCAATCAAGGCTCCAATGtttacaaatggacatctcgacttggatgaattgggtaaatcgattgaccaaaagctttaccgTTCTATAATTGGGTCTCTCCTTTACCTTACAGCATCTAtgcccgatattatgtttagtgtatgcatgtgcgctcgcttTCAAGTTAATCATAAAGAATCTCATCTTAGCGTAGTAAAAAGAATCTTAAGCATACACCTAGTATAGGCTTGTGGTATcccaaaggtgctagtttcctactcttgggttactcggattcggactttaccggatgccgtgtggatcgtaagagtacttcaGATGGATGCCATTTGCTAGGGCGGTCCCTTGTTTCTTAgtcttctaagaagcaaaattccGTAGCTTTGTCTACCGCGAAAGCCGGATATATTGCCgtcggagcatgttgtgctcaaattctttatatgaagcaaaccttgttagactttggtgttaatctagagaaggtttgactcctttgtgataacgagagtgccataaaaattgcaaataatccggttcaacactctcgcacaaagcacattgatattcgttatcacttccttagagaccatgtggctaaaaatgatatatctcttagtggtgtaaggtcggAAGGTCAATTGGttgatatcttcacaaaacctctagatgaagccacatttAGTAGGTTGCGAAGTGAGCTAAACGTTatagatgcttcaaatgtcatgtgatgcttttgtcatatagatgcattcacgataggcttgtctaaccttctcaagatagtggtgaacatgagTTTTACTTGAGACGATGGTTCactagtttctctcaaggcatgttgttagGTTCACCATAaaaaagcttgagaagggaagtaatatgacaagataagTTTAATTTATACTATGCATTCACATGCCATATAATTTACACTCATATTTAaattcatgcacttgttatgcattACATGTATATTGGCggtagagatcacaaaggagaatatcactctttgagaaggTTGTTCGCTTTTCATAtgaacatacacctctataagtgtgattagaaagatataagtgcttaatgcctattgagtcatgtcctagtgaatttaaagccataatctttgaattcataggtaatatggctcaaacatttccttatagttttccttctctttctttgatttttattgcctatttcaaaattattataagatagcctttttttgcaaatatttgaaaatgattgTTTGATAGGGTGAGAGTTCACTCAAAttggtccaaacatgtgttttcgttgtgtggttatttgaagtttgaactcaGCGCGggattttagttcagcaaaaATCTTTCCTTCTCACCGGATGATGCGGTGCTCTCTTGGTTATTCCCAACGGATCATTTGATGCTTGGTTGTCAGCGTTTGCTAAGTCTTCTGGAAATCTGTCCGGTGCTCTTCAAAAATGcttcaccggacctttcagtATTCTTTTTAGAGGCAGAGAACTCTTAGTAGAAAGAAATAGTCTGGCGAGTTCAAAGTTctcttcaccggaccattcgatgtGCTTATTGGAATGTTTAAGTCAAAATGGTCCGGTGAGCATATGGTCTgacgtcggactatccggtgtttaGTTTTCAGCggatatgaaaaatttcaaagGTTCTATTAAATAGAGCGGTGCTTTGTCCGATGCTCTTTCTTGTCATCATCGgtcaatccggtgttcacatgtGCAACCACCACCTTCCCCTATAAGTATCTTGGGCTGCCACTGTCCATCCACAAACTGACCTTCAATTCATCATTGATAGGGTCACTGATCGCTTCCCTGGATGGAAGACGTCCTTGATGTCATTGGCTGGCCGTGTGGTCCTGGTGGAGGCGGTGCTCACATCCACGCCCCTCTATCAGCTTATTGCTCTGAAGTTGCCGAAGTGGGTCATCAAGGCTATCGACAAATTACGTAGAGCATTTCTATGGAAAGGGAGGAAAGATGTCCAGGGTGGCCATTGTCTTGTCGCCTAGTGTCGGGTGTGTCAACCACGACATTTAGGAGGTCTTAGGATCCATGATCTAGAGACGCTCAGATGGTCCTTGCACATGCGTTGGATCTGGTTGCAGAAGACCGAGCCAGATAGGCCATGGGCTGGGCTCAATCTGCAGGTAACCTCCAATGCTCAAGCGCTCTTCGCAATCTTAGTGATTTCTCTAGTGGGAGGTGGCGAGTCCACTCTGTTTTGGAGCGATCGCTGGTTTCATGGCAAGTCCGTGGCCGACGTCGCGCCGACACTCTGTGCACTGGTCCCAAAGCGCGTTGCCAATTGGAGGACGGTCAGCTAAGGGCTCCGGGACCTTTAGTGGGTGAAGGATATCAAGGGCGCCCTATCTGTGCCGGCCTTAGTGGATTATCTTCAGCTCTGGGATGCacttcaaaatttggagctGCACCATGGGGTGGCTGATATTCACGTATGGACGCCTACAACGACGAGTCAGTTCTCC includes:
- the LOC133928527 gene encoding large ribosomal subunit protein uL16, producing MGRRPARCYRQIKNKPYPKSRYCRGVPDPKIRIYDVGMKRKGVDEFPYCVHLVSWEKENVSSEALEAARIACNKYMTKSAGKDAFHLRVRVHPFHVLRINKMLSCAGADRLQTGMRGAFGKPQGTCARVDIGQVLLSVRCKDNNAVHASEALRRAKFKFPGRQKIIESRKWGFTKFSRADYLKYKSEGRITPDGVNAKLLGNHGRLEKRAPGKAFLEAVA